Proteins found in one Liquorilactobacillus hordei DSM 19519 genomic segment:
- a CDS encoding DHHA1 domain-containing protein: MEERVFKIFSHNDLDGYAAPVLLRQIVRNRYKHVKEKIGITFLPTTYSSTGKSGSIDNDILNFLESDSVKRTDKIYITDLTPSENVLEKLLKKSNEYGFEWGVVDHHKTALWAKEKYPDNVFIEIKAENENLQCATSLVLELALATLPNYSMGVNSLNYVEAVRRYDTWEWSKLPNTSLSLAAINLNNLFYFMLVKDREEMLELCLNKGVHQFLENNSGLVNILKEKEKKYIKKKIESVEFATLNNKFLISVVNAEEYVSNLGNQLAKLEYKGRPVDFSIVIQGSDRVSLRTVKEDVDVSKIAEQVFGGGGHAKAAGGKFDKVIYMYEIKNNGNLEGLKFEE; this comes from the coding sequence ATGGAAGAAAGAGTATTTAAGATTTTCTCACATAATGATTTGGATGGTTATGCAGCACCAGTGTTATTAAGACAAATAGTAAGAAATAGATATAAACATGTAAAAGAAAAGATTGGAATTACATTTTTACCTACCACTTATTCATCTACAGGTAAAAGTGGGAGTATTGATAATGACATTTTGAATTTTTTAGAATCTGATTCTGTCAAAAGAACTGATAAGATTTATATTACAGACCTAACTCCTTCAGAAAATGTACTAGAGAAATTACTTAAGAAAAGTAATGAATATGGTTTTGAATGGGGAGTAGTAGATCATCATAAAACTGCTCTTTGGGCAAAAGAGAAATATCCTGATAATGTTTTTATTGAAATTAAAGCAGAGAACGAGAATCTACAATGTGCAACCTCGTTAGTTTTAGAATTAGCTCTCGCAACATTACCTAACTATTCTATGGGTGTTAATTCACTTAATTATGTAGAAGCCGTGAGAAGATATGATACATGGGAATGGTCAAAGTTACCTAATACTTCCTTATCTTTAGCAGCTATAAATTTGAACAACTTATTTTATTTTATGCTCGTCAAAGACAGAGAAGAAATGTTGGAGCTATGCTTAAACAAAGGTGTACATCAATTTTTAGAAAACAATTCAGGTCTAGTAAACATATTGAAAGAAAAAGAGAAGAAATATATAAAGAAGAAAATTGAGAGTGTGGAATTTGCGACTTTGAATAATAAGTTTCTAATTTCAGTAGTAAATGCAGAAGAATATGTATCAAATTTGGGAAATCAACTTGCTAAACTTGAGTATAAAGGCAGACCAGTAGATTTTTCAATAGTTATCCAAGGTAGTGATCGTGTCTCTTTAAGGACTGTAAAAGAAGATGTAGATGTTAGTAAGATTGCTGAACAAGTATTTGGCGGAGGTGGTCATGCGAAGGCCGCTGGTGGCAAATTTGACAAAGTTATTTATATGTATGAAATTAAAAATAATGGTAATTTAGA